A single Nycticebus coucang isolate mNycCou1 chromosome 16, mNycCou1.pri, whole genome shotgun sequence DNA region contains:
- the TRMT10C gene encoding tRNA methyltransferase 10 homolog C yields the protein MSISITLSPFARFLMPFTLQRKSKNLYSTILQRYMSSKILSVSYHKESTSSPQQVELDGWKATMKSRVQEDVSPVSSNDHEDPLAATRELIEMWRLLGKEVPEHITEDELKIIMECPSKSSRKKYLKYLYVKEKLKKASKIKKEMKAAAREEFKKKLLETSEADKQQQNFLFLRLWDRNMNMAMGWKGAQAMQFGQPLVFDMAYENYMKRKELQNAVSQLLESEGWNRKDVDPFHIYFCNLKPDGAYQRELITRYGEKWDKLLITTTEKSYVDLFPKDSIIYLTADSPNVMTTFQHDKIYIVGSFVDRHMQPGTSLANAKRLKLATECLPLDKYLQWDIGTKNLTLDQMIRILLCLKNTGSWEEALKFVPRRKHAGYLEISQYSQEFINRIKKAKTFNLFSKGSLNVHTQKKCLK from the coding sequence ATGAGCATCAGCATTACTTTAAGTCCTTTTGCCAGGTTTTTGATGCCATTTACCCTTCAAAGGAAGAGCAAAAATTTATACTCAACAATTCTGCAGAGATACATGTCTTCCAAAATACTGTCTGTGTCCTATCATAAGGAGAGTACATCATCTCCTCAACAGGTAGAATTGGATGGGTGGAAAGCAACAATGAAATCTAGGGTGCAAGAAGATGTTTCACCAGTCTCCAGCAATGACCATGAAGATCCTCTAGCTGCCACTAGAGAGTTAATTGAGATGTGGAGATTGCTTGGCAAAGAAGTACCAGAACATATCACTGAAGACGAACTCAAAATCATTATGGAGTGTCCTTctaaatcatcaagaaaaaaatatttaaaatatttgtatgttaaggaaaaattgaaaaaagctagtaaaataaaaaaggaaatgaaagcagCAGCAAGGGAGGAGTTTAAAAAGAAGCTGCTAGAAACCTCTGAGGCAGACAAACAACAgcaaaactttctatttttacgACTTTGGGATAGGAATATGAACATGGCAATGGGCTGGAAGGGTGCCCAGGCCATGCAGTTTGGACAACCTTTGGTTTTTGACATGGCTTATGAGAATTATATGAAACGAAAAGAACTGCAGAATGCTGTTTCCCAACTTTTAGAAAGTGAAGGATGGAATAGAAAAGATGTTGATCCTTTCCATATTTATTTCTGCAATCTTAAACCAGATGGTGCTTATCAGAGAGAGTTAATTACACGGTATGGTGAAAAATGGGACAAATTGCTtataacaacaacagaaaagtcTTATGTAGATTTATTTCCAAAGGACAGTATTATATATTTAACTGCAGATTCTCCTAATGTTATGACTACCTTCCAGCATGACAAAATTTATATAGTTGGGTCTTTTGTTGATAGACATATGCAGCCAGGCACCTCCCTAGCCAACGCAAAACGGCTGAAGCTGGCAACAGAATGTCTTCCATTAGATAAATATTTACAATGGGATATAGGTACTAAAAATCTCACCTTAGATCAAATGATTCGGATTTTGTTATGTCTGAAAAACACTGGTAGTTGGGAAGAAGCTCTGAAGTTTGTTCCTAGGAGGAAACATGCTGGTTATCTGGAGATATCTCAGTATTCTCAAGAGTtcataaatagaataaagaaagcaaagacttttaatttgttttcaaaaggTTCTCTAAATGTACATACACAGAAAAAGTGTcttaaatga